A DNA window from Allokutzneria albata contains the following coding sequences:
- a CDS encoding daunorubicin resistance protein DrrA family ABC transporter ATP-binding protein, translating to MTMGIEVERLEKHYGDHKAVNGVDLRVPVGTVLGLLGPNGAGKTTTVRMLATLIPPTGGRARVCGYDVATQPREVRRLIGLTGQYAAVDKDISGRDNLYLIARLLDLPKKRAWARVDELLERFDLVAAGGKLVREYSGGMRRRLDLAASLIGDPKVIYLDEPTTGLDPRSRNALWDVVRDLVAEGSTVLLTTQYMEEAEALADSVVVMDNGMVIASGTPAELRARVGGQTLRVKPMRPQDLMAVATVLANARLAGHVDYEAGLVQLPVSGPNDLTVAVRAISGSGIAVSGIDTSIPSLDEVFLTLTGKQRGGVEDTIQFWRIE from the coding sequence ATGACGATGGGGATCGAGGTCGAGCGCCTGGAGAAGCACTACGGCGACCACAAGGCCGTCAACGGTGTCGACCTCCGGGTTCCCGTCGGCACGGTGCTCGGCCTGCTCGGGCCCAACGGGGCGGGCAAGACCACCACCGTCCGCATGCTGGCCACCCTGATCCCGCCCACCGGCGGGCGGGCCAGGGTGTGCGGCTACGACGTCGCGACGCAGCCGCGGGAGGTCCGCAGGCTGATCGGGCTCACCGGCCAGTACGCCGCGGTGGACAAGGACATCTCCGGCCGCGACAACCTGTACCTGATCGCCAGGCTGCTCGACCTGCCGAAGAAGCGGGCGTGGGCGCGGGTCGACGAGCTGCTGGAGCGCTTCGACCTCGTGGCCGCGGGCGGCAAGCTCGTCCGGGAGTACTCCGGCGGCATGCGCAGGCGGCTGGACCTGGCCGCGAGCCTGATCGGCGACCCGAAGGTGATCTACCTCGACGAGCCGACCACCGGCCTGGACCCGCGCAGCCGCAACGCGTTGTGGGACGTGGTCCGCGACCTGGTCGCCGAGGGCTCCACCGTGCTGCTCACCACCCAGTACATGGAGGAGGCCGAGGCGCTCGCCGACTCCGTCGTGGTGATGGACAACGGCATGGTCATCGCCTCCGGGACGCCCGCGGAGCTGCGGGCCAGGGTGGGCGGGCAGACCCTGCGCGTGAAACCCATGCGCCCCCAGGACCTGATGGCCGTCGCGACCGTCCTGGCCAACGCGCGCCTCGCCGGTCACGTCGACTACGAGGCGGGTCTGGTGCAGCTGCCCGTCTCCGGGCCGAACGACCTCACGGTGGCCGTGCGCGCGATCTCCGGCTCGGGCATCGCCGTCTCCGGGATCGACACCAGCATCCCCAGCCTGGACGAGGTGTTCCTGACGCTGACCGGCAAGCAGCGCGGCGGAGTCGAGGACACCATCCAGTTCTGGCGCATCGAGTGA
- a CDS encoding TauD/TfdA family dioxygenase, whose product MGTDDFAGLDGRVEEGKPAIVEVSGVADAAGWAERNREALYEVVARHGAVLVRGLGLRGAEDPLAGSSMGAEDPLAGSSMDAGVAGVVLRTLGTELMAEREAFATRDSHGDGVYSSSKWPPNQPMCMHHELSYALEFPGLMLFACLSAPTEGGATAVADSARVLAALPADLVERFEREGWLLTRCYNDEIGLSWAEAFGTSDKAEVEEYCSANGISFEWTSGGLRTSQRRSAVATHPGHGEKLWFNQIAFLNQWTMAPEVREYLVDVYGQDNLPFNTRFGDGGEITQDVVEVINKTYDSVTLREPWQAGDLMLVDNLRMAHSREAFEGPREVLVALGLPVPLAACSPTAPLA is encoded by the coding sequence ATGGGCACGGACGACTTCGCCGGTCTCGACGGCCGCGTCGAAGAGGGCAAGCCCGCCATCGTCGAGGTGAGCGGTGTCGCCGACGCGGCCGGATGGGCCGAGCGGAACCGGGAGGCGCTCTACGAGGTCGTCGCCCGGCACGGCGCCGTCCTGGTGCGGGGCCTCGGGCTGCGGGGCGCCGAAGATCCGCTTGCGGGATCGAGCATGGGCGCCGAAGATCCGCTTGCGGGATCGAGCATGGACGCCGGGGTCGCGGGCGTGGTCCTCAGGACGCTGGGCACCGAGCTGATGGCCGAGCGCGAGGCGTTCGCGACGCGGGACAGCCACGGCGACGGCGTGTACTCCTCCTCGAAGTGGCCGCCGAACCAGCCGATGTGCATGCACCACGAGCTCAGCTACGCGCTGGAGTTCCCCGGCCTGATGCTCTTCGCCTGCCTCAGCGCGCCCACCGAGGGCGGCGCCACCGCGGTCGCCGACTCCGCCAGGGTGCTCGCCGCGCTGCCCGCCGATCTGGTCGAGCGCTTCGAGCGCGAGGGCTGGCTGCTGACCCGGTGCTACAACGACGAGATCGGTCTGTCCTGGGCCGAGGCGTTCGGCACCTCGGACAAGGCCGAGGTCGAGGAGTACTGCTCCGCCAACGGGATCAGCTTCGAGTGGACCTCCGGCGGGCTGCGCACCAGCCAGCGGCGCTCCGCCGTGGCGACCCACCCCGGGCACGGGGAGAAGCTGTGGTTCAACCAGATCGCCTTCCTCAACCAGTGGACGATGGCGCCCGAGGTGCGGGAGTACCTGGTCGACGTCTACGGCCAGGACAACCTGCCGTTCAACACCCGCTTCGGCGACGGCGGCGAGATCACCCAGGACGTGGTCGAGGTGATCAACAAGACCTACGACTCGGTGACGCTGCGGGAGCCGTGGCAGGCGGGCGACCTGATGCTCGTGGACAACCTGCGCATGGCGCACAGCCGGGAGGCCTTCGAAGGCCCCCGCGAGGTGCTGGTGGCCCTGGGCCTCCCGGTGCCGCTGGCCGCGTGCTCGCCGACCGCCCCGCTCGCCTGA
- a CDS encoding non-ribosomal peptide synthetase, whose translation MGARDFWQDVLGAAGFTALPRWTALVDAPPGVAAHDVALTAPPSAAELLAAHAKVISALSGEPEIRTGYLPAGCDGVPLPCAIAVGGTWAELVAQADDAAKDVFAHAAEPLPEGALFEVVLGDVTELPEGVVLAVSEKDGLLRLRYRTEAFDADHVARIAGYYRTALDRPDAVSLLSHEELDFQFEGLAGPRRELPDRRFHELFEDRVRSHPDRVAAVHGDRSWTYAELNRRANRIGRALRARGLASEDVVAVVTERDLDWLAAVLAIFKAGGGYLPIEPHFPADRIGKTLRRADCALVLTERGSTENLDQVPVSTKVFLDEVYAEDHDDSDLGVVVGRDDLAYIYFTSGSTGEPKGAMCEHAGMLNHLYAKIDDFGITEGSVVAQIAPQCFDISLWQLVSALLVGGRTVIVDQEAILDVQRFVALVSDGVEVMQVVPSYLEVVLSHLEERPGGLGRLRCVSATGEALKKELTERWFAAFPDIKLANAYGLTETSDDTNHEVMDRAPERERVPLGRAVNNVRVYVVDENLNPVPLGSPGEIVFSGVCVGRGYINDPERTAAAFLSDPHRDGERLYRSGDFGRWLPEGKLEFLGRRDAQVKIRGFRIEIGEIENRLLGVPGVRDAAVVIAEWPDRGRTLVAFYSTPENSAALPDQLRDHLAAELPEYMVPSHFHWLESLPLTGNGKIDKKRLTAAATELRTGDVVEAPRTPTERRIAAAWAEALGVAPEEVGRGSHFFRSGGTSLSAVRLVVKLDRAISLKDLTRTPVLADLAAAVDSATENTGLLQPLSTVEGSATLICFPYAGGNAVNFQPLATALAHSGISVYAVELPGHDLAAQHEPFADPEQVAKTVVAEIAQREIGPVLLWGHSCGAALAVLAARLLEDQDHDVRQVFVGAQLVGEVAERERVSATVTALGDLEITGRLSGDSAYTELGGLDTERAALVGAAYRHDVVAANRFFVSAHEEGAPRLATPLTLVVAADDEATEGYRRGSGNWPLVAENVDVRELADGGHYFPRTRPAETAAVITAVNEMRSNGKGL comes from the coding sequence ATGGGAGCCCGGGACTTCTGGCAGGACGTGCTCGGGGCAGCCGGGTTCACCGCGCTTCCCCGCTGGACGGCGCTGGTCGACGCTCCCCCCGGGGTCGCGGCCCACGACGTCGCGCTCACCGCGCCGCCATCGGCCGCGGAGCTGCTCGCCGCGCACGCCAAGGTGATCAGCGCGCTCAGCGGTGAACCGGAGATCCGCACGGGCTACCTCCCCGCCGGGTGCGACGGAGTGCCGCTGCCGTGCGCGATCGCGGTCGGCGGCACCTGGGCGGAACTGGTGGCGCAGGCCGACGATGCCGCGAAGGACGTCTTCGCGCACGCCGCAGAACCGTTGCCCGAGGGCGCACTGTTCGAGGTGGTGCTCGGTGATGTCACCGAGCTGCCGGAGGGCGTCGTCCTCGCAGTGTCCGAAAAGGACGGTCTACTGCGACTGCGCTACCGCACCGAGGCTTTCGACGCCGACCACGTCGCCCGGATCGCCGGCTACTACCGCACCGCGCTCGACCGGCCGGACGCGGTGAGCCTGCTTTCCCACGAGGAGCTGGACTTCCAGTTCGAGGGCCTGGCCGGACCCCGGCGCGAACTGCCGGACCGCCGCTTCCACGAGCTCTTCGAGGACCGCGTTCGCAGTCACCCCGACCGGGTCGCGGCGGTGCACGGCGACCGCAGCTGGACCTACGCCGAGCTGAACCGCCGCGCGAACCGCATCGGCCGTGCACTGCGCGCGCGGGGGCTGGCCTCGGAGGACGTCGTCGCCGTTGTCACCGAACGGGACCTGGACTGGTTGGCCGCGGTCCTGGCGATCTTCAAGGCCGGTGGCGGCTACCTCCCGATCGAGCCGCACTTCCCCGCCGACCGCATCGGCAAGACGCTCCGGCGGGCGGACTGCGCCCTGGTGCTCACCGAGCGCGGCAGCACCGAGAACCTGGACCAGGTACCGGTTTCCACCAAGGTCTTCCTCGACGAGGTCTACGCCGAGGACCACGACGACAGCGACCTCGGCGTCGTCGTCGGCCGGGACGACCTGGCCTACATCTACTTCACCTCGGGCTCCACCGGTGAGCCCAAGGGCGCCATGTGCGAGCACGCGGGCATGCTCAACCACCTCTACGCCAAGATCGACGACTTCGGGATCACCGAGGGCAGCGTCGTCGCGCAGATCGCGCCGCAGTGCTTCGACATCTCGTTGTGGCAGCTCGTGTCCGCGCTGCTGGTGGGCGGTCGCACGGTGATCGTCGACCAGGAGGCGATCCTGGACGTCCAGCGCTTCGTCGCCCTCGTCTCCGACGGCGTGGAGGTCATGCAGGTCGTTCCGTCCTATTTGGAGGTCGTGCTCTCCCACCTCGAAGAGCGCCCCGGCGGACTCGGCAGGTTGCGGTGCGTCTCGGCGACCGGGGAGGCGCTCAAGAAGGAGCTGACCGAGCGCTGGTTCGCCGCGTTCCCGGACATCAAGCTGGCCAACGCCTACGGCCTCACCGAGACCTCCGACGACACCAACCACGAGGTGATGGACCGCGCGCCCGAGCGCGAGCGGGTTCCCTTGGGGCGCGCGGTGAACAACGTGCGCGTGTACGTGGTGGACGAGAACCTCAACCCGGTTCCGCTCGGTTCGCCGGGCGAGATCGTCTTCTCCGGTGTCTGCGTCGGCCGCGGCTACATCAACGACCCGGAGCGCACCGCGGCGGCCTTCCTCTCCGACCCGCACCGCGACGGCGAACGGCTCTACCGCTCCGGTGACTTCGGTCGCTGGTTGCCGGAAGGGAAGCTGGAGTTCCTCGGCCGCCGCGACGCGCAGGTCAAGATCCGTGGTTTCCGCATCGAGATCGGTGAGATCGAGAACCGCCTGCTCGGTGTTCCCGGCGTGCGGGACGCGGCGGTGGTGATCGCCGAGTGGCCGGACCGCGGGCGGACCCTGGTCGCGTTCTACTCCACCCCTGAGAACTCGGCAGCGCTGCCGGACCAGTTGCGCGACCACCTCGCGGCGGAGCTGCCGGAGTACATGGTGCCCAGCCACTTCCACTGGCTGGAGTCGTTGCCGCTGACCGGAAACGGCAAGATCGACAAGAAGAGGCTGACCGCGGCCGCGACGGAGCTGAGGACCGGCGACGTGGTCGAGGCGCCTCGCACCCCGACCGAACGACGGATCGCCGCAGCATGGGCGGAAGCCCTCGGCGTCGCGCCGGAGGAGGTCGGCAGGGGCAGCCACTTCTTCCGCTCCGGCGGCACCTCGTTGTCGGCGGTCCGCCTGGTGGTCAAGCTGGATCGGGCGATCTCGCTCAAGGACCTGACCCGGACGCCGGTGCTCGCCGACCTGGCCGCGGCCGTGGACTCCGCGACCGAGAACACCGGCCTGCTCCAACCTCTGTCCACTGTGGAGGGATCAGCGACGCTGATCTGCTTCCCCTACGCGGGTGGCAACGCGGTGAACTTCCAGCCGCTGGCCACCGCGCTGGCGCACAGCGGGATCTCCGTCTACGCCGTCGAGCTGCCCGGCCACGACCTCGCCGCGCAGCACGAACCCTTCGCCGACCCCGAGCAGGTCGCCAAGACCGTCGTCGCCGAGATCGCCCAGCGCGAGATCGGCCCGGTCCTGCTGTGGGGCCACTCCTGCGGAGCAGCGCTGGCCGTGCTCGCCGCGCGTCTTTTGGAGGATCAGGATCACGACGTGCGTCAGGTTTTCGTTGGCGCGCAACTGGTCGGCGAGGTGGCCGAGCGCGAGCGCGTCAGCGCGACCGTCACCGCACTCGGCGATCTGGAGATCACCGGGCGGCTCAGCGGCGACAGCGCCTACACCGAGCTGGGCGGCCTGGACACCGAGCGCGCCGCACTTGTCGGCGCGGCCTACCGGCACGACGTCGTTGCGGCGAACCGGTTCTTCGTCTCGGCGCACGAGGAGGGCGCCCCCAGACTCGCCACACCGCTGACCCTCGTGGTGGCCGCGGACGACGAGGCGACCGAGGGGTACCGGCGCGGCAGCGGGAACTGGCCATTGGTGGCTGAGAACGTCGATGTGCGCGAGCTGGCGGATGGCGGGCACTACTTCCCACGGACCCGACCGGCGGAGACCGCGGCCGTCATCACCGCAGTGAACGAGATGCGCAGCAACGGGAAGGGACTGTAA
- the sbnB gene encoding 2,3-diaminopropionate biosynthesis protein SbnB has product MSQQVPAFSVISGGQVQRALAGQEKPVTELIEAAYKVHGAGDTVNPPSYFLRFPDRPTSRIIALPASIGGGVGVDGIKWISSFPENVAAGLPRASAVLILNDQATGYPFACLESSIISATRTAASAVLAADWFTRERGRPPRIGFVGTGLIARYIHTYFAGTGWSFDEVGVHDLSAEHAAGFRDYLERSGESGRISVHDDAEALIRASDLVVFATVAAAPHVSDPAWFAHNPLVLNVSLRDIAPEIILASTNVVDDVEHCLKANTSPHLAEQLVGNRDFLHGTLDEVMAGRVDLPAGRPLVFSPFGLGVLDLAVGMHVYEQLRRAGELTVVDDFFHELRRYG; this is encoded by the coding sequence ATGTCCCAGCAGGTCCCCGCCTTCTCGGTGATCTCCGGCGGCCAGGTGCAGCGCGCGCTGGCCGGTCAGGAGAAACCCGTCACGGAGCTCATCGAGGCCGCCTACAAGGTGCACGGCGCAGGCGACACGGTGAACCCGCCGTCGTACTTCCTGCGCTTCCCCGACCGGCCCACCTCGCGCATCATCGCGTTGCCCGCCTCGATCGGCGGCGGGGTCGGCGTCGACGGGATCAAGTGGATCTCCAGCTTCCCGGAGAACGTCGCCGCCGGGCTGCCGAGGGCGTCCGCGGTGCTGATCCTCAACGACCAGGCAACCGGATATCCCTTCGCCTGCTTGGAAAGCTCCATCATCAGCGCCACCCGCACCGCGGCGTCGGCCGTGCTGGCCGCGGACTGGTTCACCCGGGAGCGCGGCCGCCCGCCGCGGATCGGCTTCGTCGGCACCGGCCTGATCGCCAGGTACATCCACACCTACTTCGCCGGGACCGGCTGGTCCTTCGACGAGGTCGGCGTGCACGACCTGTCCGCCGAGCACGCGGCAGGCTTCCGCGACTACCTGGAGCGCTCGGGCGAGTCCGGCCGGATCTCCGTGCACGACGACGCCGAAGCGCTGATCCGCGCGTCGGACCTGGTCGTGTTCGCGACGGTCGCGGCCGCCCCGCACGTGAGCGACCCCGCGTGGTTCGCGCACAACCCGTTGGTGCTCAACGTCTCCCTGCGCGACATCGCCCCGGAGATCATCCTCGCGTCGACCAACGTCGTCGACGACGTGGAGCACTGCCTGAAGGCGAACACCTCACCGCACCTGGCCGAGCAGCTGGTCGGCAACCGCGACTTCCTGCACGGCACCTTGGACGAGGTGATGGCCGGCCGCGTCGACCTCCCGGCCGGCCGCCCGCTGGTGTTCTCCCCGTTCGGGCTCGGCGTGCTGGACCTCGCGGTCGGCATGCACGTCTACGAGCAGCTGCGCCGTGCGGGCGAGCTGACCGTCGTCGACGACTTCTTCCACGAGCTGCGCCGCTACGGCTGA
- a CDS encoding cytochrome P450: MTVIAEATLDLGDPELYRSEDRFALWREHAAADALVWSGPGSSPRGFWSVFSHEACRKVLSPTAPFTSEYGMMIGFDAEQPDNSGGKMLVVTDGEHHTHLRQMVAPFLSKAMATTLGEFIDEEVRSCVDEALEAGGADVALRIGPRLPAAVVCEVLGVPAQDRERLVELTNHAFGGNDSAFDKMSPSEAHSEILMYFYELVSHRRRSPGDDLVSTLLADGRLGPRDVLVNCNNVLIGGNETTRHAITGSFHALSTVPEALPRLREDPSLLGKAVEEVVRWTSPAMHVLRVATEDVELNGRMLPKGTPVVAWLPAANSDERVFSDPRAFQVDRHPNRHLGFGNGPHHCLGAALARAELAAVLRVLAERVSEISLAAEPKWMRSNLTQGYVGLQVELH, translated from the coding sequence ATGACCGTGATCGCGGAAGCCACCCTGGACCTCGGCGATCCCGAGCTCTACCGCTCCGAGGACCGCTTCGCGCTGTGGCGGGAGCACGCCGCGGCCGACGCGTTGGTGTGGAGCGGACCGGGCAGCTCGCCGCGCGGGTTCTGGTCGGTGTTCTCCCACGAGGCGTGCCGCAAGGTCCTCTCGCCCACCGCCCCGTTCACCTCCGAGTACGGCATGATGATCGGCTTCGACGCCGAGCAGCCGGACAACTCCGGCGGCAAGATGCTGGTGGTCACCGACGGCGAGCACCACACCCACCTCCGGCAGATGGTCGCCCCCTTCCTGTCCAAGGCGATGGCCACCACCCTCGGTGAGTTCATCGACGAGGAAGTGCGCTCCTGCGTCGACGAAGCCCTGGAAGCGGGCGGGGCCGACGTGGCCCTGCGGATCGGCCCGCGCCTGCCCGCGGCGGTGGTCTGCGAGGTGCTGGGCGTGCCCGCGCAGGACCGGGAACGCTTGGTGGAGCTGACGAACCACGCGTTCGGCGGCAACGACAGCGCCTTCGACAAGATGTCGCCGAGCGAGGCGCACTCCGAGATCCTCATGTACTTCTACGAGCTGGTCTCGCACCGTCGCCGCTCCCCGGGGGACGACCTCGTGAGCACACTGCTCGCGGACGGCCGCCTCGGCCCCAGGGACGTGCTCGTCAACTGCAACAACGTGTTGATCGGCGGCAACGAGACGACGCGGCACGCGATCACGGGCTCCTTCCACGCGCTGAGCACGGTGCCGGAGGCGCTTCCGCGACTGCGCGAGGACCCGTCGCTGCTGGGCAAGGCGGTGGAGGAGGTCGTGCGCTGGACCTCTCCCGCGATGCACGTGCTGCGGGTCGCGACGGAGGACGTGGAGCTGAACGGCCGGATGCTGCCCAAGGGAACTCCGGTGGTGGCGTGGCTCCCGGCGGCGAACTCCGACGAACGGGTCTTCTCCGATCCGCGTGCGTTCCAAGTGGACCGTCACCCGAACCGGCACCTGGGCTTCGGCAACGGGCCGCACCACTGCCTCGGCGCGGCCCTGGCTCGCGCGGAGCTCGCGGCGGTGCTGAGGGTCCTCGCGGAGCGCGTGTCGGAGATTTCTCTTGCTGCGGAGCCGAAGTGGATGAGGTCGAACCTGACCCAGGGCTACGTCGGCCTGCAGGTCGAGCTGCACTGA
- a CDS encoding cytochrome P450, with protein sequence MTEQVLTSVPEVDGGNTVFDWFRHMRAERPVWFDRGQYHVFRYDDVHRVITDPAVFSNDSSRVFEQLRPITGGNINSMDPPEHRRLRGLANTAFTPRVVARLEPRIREVTTELLDRIEGDAFDLVEALTHPLPVIVIAELLGVPSSDAGLFRVWVDQLTDLQGVIDPGADDFLEVFDAATRDMNQYLLEHCRARRTDPKDDLITSLVHAEVDGERLTEDELVKFTSILFHTGHLTTTLMLGNAVQTLDTWTDAFAELRADRSLIPNALEEVLRYRSPFTTVSRVSTRDVEVAGHVIPANSMVTPWVISANHDERRFVEPERFDIRRDTSHVAFGHGIHFCLGAPLARLEGRVALNVLFDRFTELRVDRDADIRYHPSGGMYGARNLPVLARRA encoded by the coding sequence ATGACCGAGCAAGTACTCACTTCGGTGCCGGAGGTCGACGGCGGGAACACGGTGTTCGACTGGTTCCGGCACATGCGCGCCGAACGGCCGGTGTGGTTCGACCGCGGTCAGTACCACGTGTTCCGCTACGACGACGTGCACCGGGTGATCACCGATCCCGCGGTGTTCTCCAACGACTCCAGCCGGGTGTTCGAGCAGCTGAGGCCGATCACCGGCGGCAACATCAACTCGATGGACCCGCCGGAGCACCGCAGGCTGCGCGGGCTGGCGAACACGGCGTTCACGCCGAGGGTGGTGGCGCGGCTGGAACCGCGCATCCGCGAGGTGACCACGGAGCTGCTGGACCGGATCGAGGGGGACGCCTTCGACCTCGTCGAGGCGCTGACCCACCCGCTGCCGGTGATCGTGATCGCCGAACTGCTGGGCGTACCCTCCTCCGACGCCGGCCTCTTCCGCGTCTGGGTCGACCAGCTGACCGACCTGCAGGGCGTGATCGACCCGGGCGCCGACGACTTCCTGGAGGTCTTCGACGCGGCGACCAGGGACATGAACCAGTACCTGCTGGAGCACTGCCGGGCCCGTCGCACCGACCCCAAGGACGACCTGATCACCAGCCTGGTGCACGCGGAGGTCGACGGCGAGCGGCTGACCGAGGACGAGCTGGTCAAGTTCACCTCGATCCTGTTCCACACCGGGCACCTCACCACCACGCTGATGCTGGGCAACGCGGTGCAGACGCTGGACACCTGGACCGATGCCTTCGCCGAGCTGCGCGCGGACCGCTCGCTGATCCCGAACGCGCTGGAGGAGGTCCTGCGCTACCGCTCCCCGTTCACCACGGTGAGCCGGGTGAGCACGCGCGACGTCGAGGTGGCCGGGCACGTGATCCCGGCGAACAGCATGGTGACGCCGTGGGTGATCTCGGCCAACCACGACGAGCGGCGCTTCGTCGAGCCGGAGCGCTTCGACATCCGCCGTGACACCTCGCACGTGGCCTTCGGTCACGGCATCCACTTCTGCCTCGGCGCCCCGTTGGCGCGCCTGGAGGGACGCGTCGCGCTGAACGTGCTCTTCGACCGCTTCACGGAGCTGCGGGTCGATCGCGACGCGGACATCCGCTACCACCCGTCGGGGGGCATGTACGGCGCCCGCAACCTGCCCGTCCTGGCGCGACGGGCCTGA
- a CDS encoding ABC transporter permease: MQQTIVFPGRVLRQSLAICRRNLLQLKGDPLQALDVVMPMLLAGVFISVFGGAIGGTASGAAAGADYKQYLLPGIMIQAVSVVSMATGIGLNMDFDSGMMDRFRSISIARSSVLVGRIAADLCRMTVGLALVFLFSLVIGFRPEGGAPATLASIALMLAFGVALAWISAFIGLAIRSPQTVQSVGFAWLVPVQFASSLFVPTATMPDWLRPVIELNPITLVCDACRNLMLGVDATAALTGALLWIGALIAVFAPASVVCYSRRS; this comes from the coding sequence GTGCAGCAGACGATCGTGTTCCCCGGCCGGGTGCTGCGGCAGTCGCTGGCGATCTGCCGCAGGAACCTGTTGCAGCTCAAGGGTGATCCGCTGCAGGCGCTCGACGTGGTGATGCCGATGCTGCTCGCCGGGGTCTTCATCTCGGTCTTCGGCGGGGCGATCGGCGGGACGGCTTCCGGTGCCGCTGCCGGGGCGGACTACAAGCAGTACCTGTTGCCCGGCATCATGATCCAGGCCGTCTCCGTGGTGTCGATGGCCACCGGGATCGGCCTCAACATGGACTTCGACAGCGGCATGATGGACCGCTTCCGCTCCATCTCGATCGCGCGGTCCTCCGTGCTGGTCGGCCGGATCGCCGCGGACCTGTGCCGGATGACGGTCGGCCTGGCGCTGGTGTTCCTGTTCTCGCTCGTCATCGGGTTCCGGCCGGAGGGCGGCGCGCCGGCCACCCTCGCCTCGATCGCGCTGATGCTCGCCTTCGGCGTGGCGCTGGCCTGGATCTCGGCCTTCATCGGCCTGGCCATCCGCTCCCCGCAGACCGTGCAGTCGGTCGGTTTCGCCTGGCTGGTGCCGGTCCAGTTCGCCAGCTCCCTGTTCGTGCCGACCGCCACCATGCCGGACTGGCTGCGCCCGGTGATCGAGCTGAACCCGATCACCCTGGTCTGCGACGCCTGCCGCAACCTCATGCTCGGCGTCGACGCCACCGCGGCGCTGACCGGGGCGCTGCTGTGGATCGGCGCGCTGATCGCGGTGTTCGCCCCCGCGTCCGTCGTGTGCTACTCCCGCCGCTCCTGA
- a CDS encoding MbtH family protein — protein sequence MTNPFEDPDGTYLVLVNDEGQHSLWPSFAEVPAGWTVAHGEDSRQACLDYVERNWTDMRPRSLAAAMDQG from the coding sequence ATGACGAACCCCTTCGAGGACCCCGACGGCACCTACCTCGTGCTGGTCAACGACGAGGGACAGCACTCCCTGTGGCCGTCCTTCGCGGAGGTCCCGGCGGGCTGGACCGTCGCGCACGGGGAGGACTCCCGCCAGGCGTGCCTGGACTACGTCGAGCGGAACTGGACCGACATGCGGCCGCGCAGCCTCGCCGCCGCGATGGACCAGGGCTGA